Proteins from a genomic interval of Medicago truncatula cultivar Jemalong A17 chromosome 3, MtrunA17r5.0-ANR, whole genome shotgun sequence:
- the LOC25489030 gene encoding cyclin-dependent kinase D-3 — MAEVNPCKKLADRYLKREVLGEGTYGIVFKAIDTQTGQMVAIKKIRKRIDEPLDGVNFTALREIKLLKELKHPNIVDLIDVFQYKQNLHLVFEFMETDLEAVIRDRNIFLSPADIKSYLLMILKGLAYCHKKWVLHRDVKPNNLLIGQNGQLKLADFGLSQIFGDPDHEFPDQAFARWYRAPELLFGAKKYGSGVDVWATACVFAELLLRRPFLEGSTDTHQARKIFTAFGTPSPSQWPDMMYLKYYVQEKYIAAPPLRSLFPMASDDALDLLSKMFTYDPNARISVQKALEHRYFSSVPLPTDPEKLPRPVPKRESRVSDLNSFQLSPSRKIRRVMPRCDGFEGSTLERNKIDDNVGNFKHTVGDNTGTNEPTPNSLNFSVFGLKPPNRPTITSADRSHLKRKLDLDFQ, encoded by the exons ATGGCAGAAGTGAATCCGTGTAAGAAACTAGCAGACAGGTATCTGAAGCGCGAAGTTCTTGGTGAAGGTACCTATGGTATCGTGTTCAAAGCCATTGATACCCAG ACCGGACAAATGGTTGCAATTAAGAAGATTCGGAAACGGATTGATGAGCCGCTGGACGGGGTTAATTTTACAGCTCTTAGAGAAATAAAACTTCTCAAAGAGCTCAAACATCCAAACATTGTTGATTTGATTGATGTATTCCAATATAAACAGAATTTGCATCTTGTGTTTGAATTCATGGAGACAGATCTTGAAGCGGTCATAAGAGACCGAAATATTTTCCTCTCACCAGCTGATATTAAATCTTACCTTCTAATGATACTAAAAGGTCTTGCTTATTGTCACAAAAAATGGGTTTTGCATAG GGATGTGAAACCAAACAACTTGTTGATAGGACAAAATGGACAGCTGAAACTTGCAGATTTTGGTTTATCACAGATATTTGGAGACCCAGATCACGAGTTCCCTGATCAG GCATTTGCTCGGTGGTACAGAGCGCCTGAGCTATTATTTGGTGCCAAGAAGTATGGGTCAGGGGTAGATGTTTGGGCTACAGCTTGTGTATTTGCTGAGCTTCTTCTTCGTAGACCTTTTTTGGAG GGATCAACTGATACACATCAAGCACGGAAGATTTTCACAGCATTTGGAACCCCATCACCTTCCCAGTGGCCTGATATGATGTACCTTAAATATTAtgttcaagaaaaatatattgctGCTCCCCCGTTGCGTTCTTTATTTCCAATGGCAAGTGATGATGCTTTAGATTTGTTATCAAAGATGTTTACCTACGATCCAAATGCTAGAATTTCTGTGCAGAAAGCATTAGAACACAG GTACTTTTCTTCTGTGCCTCTTCCCACAGATCCAGAAAAGCTTCCAAGACCTGTTCCCAAGAGGGAATCTAGGGTCTCAGATCTGAATTCTTTTCAATTATCACCTTCAAGAAAGATTAGAAGAGTGATGCCAAGGTGTGATGGATTTGAAGGCAGTACGTTGGAAAGAAATAAGATTGATGATAATGTTGGTAATTTCAAACATACAGTTGGCGATAATACTGGCACAAATGAGCCCACACCAAATTCACTAAATTTTTCTGTCTTTGGATTAAAACCTCCAAATAGACCAACAATTACCAG TGCTGACAGATCACATTTGAAAAGGAAATTAGATTTAGATTTCCAGTAG
- the LOC25489031 gene encoding protein transport protein SEC13 homolog B, translating to MPSQKVETGHQDIIHDVSMDYYGKRLATASSDHTIKIIGVSNSASQHLATLTGHQGPVWEVAWAHPKFGSLLASCSYDGRVILWKEGNQNEWIQAHVFDEHKSSVNSVAWAPHELGLCLACASSDGNISVFTARADGGWDTSRIDQAHPVGVTSVSWAPSMAPGALVGSGLLDPVQKLCSGGCDNTVKVWKLSNGQWKMDCFPALQKHNDWVRDVAWAPNLGLPKSTIASASQDGKVIIWTAGKEGDHWEGKDLNDFKTPVWRVSWSLTGNILAVADGNNNVTLWKEAVDGEWQQVTTVEP from the coding sequence ATGCCTTCTCAGAAGGTTGAAACCGGTCATCAAGACATAATCCACGATGTTTCAATGGATTACTATGGAAAGAGGCTAGCAACAGCTTCATCGGATCACACAATTAAGATAATTGGTGTGAGCAATTCAGCCTCTCAGCATCTAGCAACTTTGACTGGTCACCAAGGACCTGTTTGGGAGGTTGCGTGGGCTCACCCTAAGTTTGGTTCTCTTCTCGCTTCATGTTCCTATGACGGACGCGTCATTCTTTGGAAGGAGGGTAACCAGAATGAATGGATCCAAGCTCATGTCTTTGATGAGCATAAGTCGTCCGTCAATTCAGTTGCTTGGGCGCCTCATGAGTTGGGTCTCTGCTTGGCTTGTGCTTCGTCTGATGGGAATATATCGGTATTTACTGCAAGGGCAGATGGTGGATGGGACACCTCAAGGATTGATCAAGCTCACCCAGTTGGTGTGACTTCTGTTTCTTGGGCTCCTTCGATGGCGCCGGGTGCTCTTGTTGGTTCAGGGCTTCTTGATCCTGTGCAGAAGCTTTGCTCTGGTGGTTGTGATAATACTGTTAAGGTGTGGAAGCTCAGCAATGGACAGTGGAAGATGGATTGCTTCCCTGCACTTCAGAAGCATAACGATTGGGTTCGAGATGTTGCCTGGGCACCGAATTTGGGACTTCCTAAATCTACTATTGCTAGTGCATCACAGGACGGTAAAGTGATCATATGGACTGCTGGCAAAGAAGGGGATCATTGGGAAGGCAAggatttgaatgatttcaagACCCCTGTTTGGAGGGTGTCATGGTCTTTGACAGGAAATATATTGGCTGTGGCTGATGGAAACAACAATGTCACATTATGGAAAGAAGCCGTAGATGGGGAATGGCAACAGGTGACAACAGTGGAGCCATAG